Proteins found in one Deinococcus apachensis DSM 19763 genomic segment:
- a CDS encoding GIY-YIG nuclease family protein, with product MPRRAPPRISSPSCGRGRSATLRTARFCWASPHTAALNRHLFSPQLGDHRNAALQRDWREQGEAAFVTEVLHVLERREGRRDGDYARDLAELERLWLDERQPFGDAGYHTPPRR from the coding sequence TTGCCCCGGCGCGCCCCTCCAAGGATTTCGAGCCCGTCATGTGGGCGTGGGCGATCCGCAACACTGCGAACGGCAAGGTTCTGCTGGGCGAGTCCGCACACCGCCGCGCTCAACCGGCACCTGTTCAGCCCGCAGCTCGGCGACCATCGCAACGCCGCGCTTCAGCGGGACTGGCGCGAGCAGGGCGAGGCGGCCTTCGTCACCGAGGTGCTGCACGTCCTCGAACGCCGGGAGGGCCGCCGCGATGGTGACTATGCCCGCGACCTTGCGGAACTCGAACGCCTGTGGTTGGACGAACGCCAGCCATTCGGGGACGCCGGGTATCACACTCCTCCCCGACGCTGA
- a CDS encoding MFS transporter, which translates to MLAALTLPNFRKLWLGEVISLIGDRALLLALPYFLYQETGSTLATALLALSYYLPGLLFGSFAGVLADRWDRQRVLVVTHLIQGAVVTLLLLAPQPGLVWVAYAVTFAELTVSTLSTPVAGALLPSLVGVGDLMKANAALSLGTTGARLLGSVVGGALIATFGIPGVVLFDAASFVLAALCFLRLRVAARVTPDVPVQATSLLETWRDLGHQWREGLHVIRRSPVILALLAILSITSLGGTLIDPFYTPFLVSVLHADARTIGLLSTLGGLGALLGSAASAWLGGRVPPRLLIAFGTLLVGVLMLRMYSGSSLPLLFALVPLLGVPMVVSNVALSTMIQTVTPDAYRGRVYGALGTTNALVGVLATAAAGLIGPRVGTMPMLVIAACITLLGGVVALVFLPARAEGAATQAERSSSAR; encoded by the coding sequence ATGCTCGCCGCGCTGACCCTGCCCAACTTCCGCAAACTCTGGCTCGGCGAGGTGATCTCCCTCATCGGGGACCGGGCGCTGCTGCTCGCCCTGCCGTACTTCCTGTATCAGGAGACCGGCTCCACCCTCGCCACCGCCCTGCTCGCGCTGTCCTACTACCTGCCGGGCCTGCTGTTCGGCTCCTTCGCGGGCGTGCTCGCCGACCGCTGGGACCGCCAGCGGGTGCTGGTGGTCACGCATCTCATCCAGGGGGCCGTGGTGACGCTGCTGCTCCTCGCCCCGCAGCCGGGTCTGGTGTGGGTGGCGTACGCGGTCACCTTCGCGGAACTCACGGTCAGCACGCTGTCCACCCCGGTCGCGGGCGCCCTGCTCCCCTCCCTGGTCGGTGTGGGGGACCTGATGAAGGCCAACGCCGCGCTGTCCCTGGGCACGACGGGCGCCCGCCTGCTGGGATCGGTGGTCGGGGGTGCGCTCATCGCCACCTTCGGCATCCCCGGGGTCGTGCTCTTCGACGCCGCGTCGTTCGTCCTCGCGGCGCTGTGCTTCCTTCGCCTCCGAGTGGCCGCGCGGGTCACGCCGGACGTGCCCGTCCAGGCCACGTCACTGCTGGAGACCTGGCGTGACCTGGGTCACCAATGGCGTGAGGGGCTGCACGTCATCCGGCGCAGCCCAGTCATCCTGGCCCTGCTGGCAATCCTGAGCATCACGAGTCTCGGGGGCACGCTGATCGACCCGTTCTACACGCCGTTCCTGGTGTCCGTGCTGCACGCCGACGCGCGGACGATAGGTCTGCTGAGCACCCTGGGCGGCCTGGGCGCCCTCCTGGGGAGTGCCGCGTCGGCGTGGCTGGGCGGCCGGGTGCCCCCGCGCCTCCTGATCGCATTCGGCACGCTCCTGGTCGGCGTGCTGATGCTGCGGATGTACAGCGGGTCATCCCTGCCGCTCCTGTTCGCCCTAGTGCCTCTCCTGGGGGTGCCGATGGTGGTGTCGAACGTCGCCCTGTCGACCATGATCCAGACGGTGACGCCGGACGCTTACCGGGGCCGGGTATACGGCGCCCTGGGGACGACCAATGCCCTCGTCGGGGTGCTTGCCACCGCCGCGGCGGGCCTGATCGGGCCGCGGGTGGGAACCATGCCCATGCTCGTCATTGCCGCGTGCATCACGCTCCTCGGGGGCGTCGTGGCGCTTGTGTTCCTGCCTGCCCGGGCGGAGGGGGCGGCCACACAGGCTGAGCGGAGTTCGTCCGCGAGGTGA
- a CDS encoding ArsR/SmtB family transcription factor yields the protein MTRDDLPRVWQRLDDPRAARVLADAQSRQYFEPFIWRERRVTDVAAELGVTKNVMLYQVNKLLRLGLLEVTRAEPRAGRAIRYYRSSSPGYFVPYAATSAESIHALYESSLDHTRRSVLSLLTRAWSTLADDPRWFGLYTYGDAEGLKSHTLLPVRPASPASPAPGLLQWLLQEDVPAVWDNTAPVQLSRENAKRLQRDLHDLHVKYQTLQQDTPGETYILRLTLAPVP from the coding sequence ATGACACGGGACGATTTACCCAGGGTGTGGCAGCGCCTGGACGACCCCCGGGCGGCGCGGGTCCTGGCGGACGCGCAGTCGCGGCAGTACTTCGAGCCCTTCATCTGGCGGGAGCGGCGGGTGACGGACGTGGCTGCGGAGCTGGGCGTGACGAAGAACGTCATGCTGTACCAGGTGAACAAGCTGCTCCGGCTGGGCCTGCTGGAGGTCACCCGCGCGGAACCCAGGGCGGGCCGGGCGATCCGGTACTACCGGTCCTCATCGCCGGGCTATTTCGTCCCGTACGCCGCGACCTCAGCTGAGTCCATCCACGCGCTGTACGAGTCCTCCCTGGACCACACGCGCCGCTCGGTCCTGTCCCTCCTGACGCGGGCGTGGAGCACCCTCGCGGATGATCCCCGGTGGTTCGGGCTGTACACCTACGGTGACGCGGAGGGTCTCAAGAGTCACACGCTCCTGCCGGTGCGCCCCGCCTCACCCGCCTCGCCAGCCCCGGGGCTCTTGCAGTGGCTTCTCCAGGAGGACGTGCCCGCCGTGTGGGATAACACGGCTCCCGTCCAGCTCTCCAGGGAGAACGCGAAGCGGCTGCAACGTGACCTGCATGACCTGCACGTGAAGTATCAGACGTTGCAGCAGGACACGCCTGGGGAGACGTACATCCTGCGGCTCACGCTTGCCCCTGTCCCCTGA
- a CDS encoding antibiotic biosynthesis monooxygenase family protein has product MATCSCGGGAPSPFRLQSQRPGCPGKSRGGETPDDRRIHPLPGGKAADALESPKTSARAALDASPHCLGHERSRCVEEPAHSILRTEWDSLPGHLEGFRHSPEFRTSFRDVRPFVNDIEERRHDEVTAIQRRWQGVPGS; this is encoded by the coding sequence GTGGCGACCTGCTCGTGTGGAGGGGGTGCACCGTCTCCTTTTCGCCTACAGTCGCAGCGGCCCGGCTGCCCGGGAAAGAGCCGGGGAGGGGAGACACCTGATGATCGTCGAATACATCCGTTACCGGGTGGAAAGGCGGCAGACGCCTTAGAGAGTCCCAAGACCAGCGCCCGCGCGGCCCTGGACGCCTCCCCCCACTGCCTGGGTCACGAACGCTCGCGCTGCGTCGAGGAGCCTGCGCACTCCATCCTGCGGACCGAGTGGGACTCTCTGCCGGGCCACCTGGAGGGGTTTCGCCACAGCCCGGAGTTCCGGACTTCTTTCCGGGACGTGAGGCCCTTTGTGAACGACATCGAGGAGAGGCGCCACGACGAGGTGACGGCTATTCAGCGCCGCTGGCAAGGCGTGCCCGGAAGCTGA
- a CDS encoding helix-turn-helix transcriptional regulator, producing MSNSPAATPSLRDLARLRRVRDRIDREYARPLDVEALARGVNMSAGHLSRSFRRAYGESPYSYLMTRRIERAMALLRLGDLSVTEVCFEVGCSSLGTFSTRFTELVGMPPSAYRNHAAGETAGMPPCVAKQVTRPIRNREAPDPAPRLE from the coding sequence ATGTCCAACAGTCCCGCCGCCACGCCGTCCCTGCGCGACCTCGCGCGGCTGCGGCGCGTGCGCGACCGGATCGACCGGGAGTACGCGCGGCCGCTGGACGTCGAGGCGCTCGCCCGGGGCGTGAACATGTCGGCGGGGCACCTCAGCCGCTCATTCCGGCGCGCCTACGGCGAGTCGCCCTACAGCTACCTGATGACACGGCGCATCGAGCGCGCGATGGCGCTGCTGCGGCTGGGCGACCTCAGCGTCACCGAGGTCTGCTTTGAGGTCGGCTGCTCGTCGCTGGGCACCTTCAGCACGCGCTTCACCGAGCTGGTGGGGATGCCGCCCAGCGCCTACCGGAACCACGCGGCGGGCGAGACGGCGGGGATGCCGCCCTGCGTGGCGAAACAGGTGACGCGGCCGATCAGAAATCGAGAAGCGCCGGACCCCGCGCCCCGCCTAGAGTGA
- a CDS encoding VOC family protein → MDLTIHQTFLPHDDPDASLAFYRDILGFEVRGDVGYGGMRWITVGPADQLGPSIVLYPPVATPGITEGERRTIAEMMAKGSYATIVLATPDLDGTFERVQASEAEVVQEPTEQPYGVRDCALRDPAGNLIRIQERR, encoded by the coding sequence ATGGACCTCACCATTCACCAGACCTTCCTCCCGCACGACGACCCGGACGCCTCGCTAGCCTTCTACCGTGACATCCTGGGCTTCGAGGTCAGGGGTGACGTCGGCTATGGCGGGATGCGCTGGATCACGGTCGGCCCGGCTGACCAGCTCGGCCCGTCCATCGTGCTCTACCCGCCAGTTGCCACCCCCGGCATCACCGAGGGCGAGCGCCGCACCATCGCCGAGATGATGGCGAAGGGCAGCTACGCCACCATCGTCCTCGCCACCCCAGACCTCGACGGCACCTTCGAGCGGGTGCAGGCCAGCGAGGCCGAGGTCGTCCAGGAGCCGACCGAGCAGCCGTACGGCGTGCGGGACTGCGCCCTGCGTGATCCCGCGGGCAACTTGATCCGCATTCAGGAGCGGCGCTGA
- a CDS encoding endonuclease V: MSEEHPVPFLKACVDVDYREQEAVSACLLFGRWEAERPTRTLVERIAPVAPYVPGEFYRRELPCLLATLRPFISLVDVVIVDGYVWLGEALGLGARLYEALGRRAAVIGVAKSAFHGAPATSVQRGPGRRPLYVTAAGMSAEEAAGHIREMHGEYRLPTLLRQVDQLCRRA; this comes from the coding sequence ATGTCGGAAGAACACCCGGTCCCCTTCCTCAAGGCGTGCGTGGACGTGGACTACCGGGAGCAGGAGGCCGTCTCCGCCTGCCTGCTCTTCGGGCGGTGGGAGGCGGAGCGGCCCACGCGGACGTTGGTCGAGCGGATCGCCCCTGTTGCCCCCTATGTGCCCGGCGAGTTCTACCGGCGGGAACTCCCCTGCCTGCTCGCCACGCTGCGCCCGTTCATCTCTCTGGTGGACGTGGTGATCGTGGACGGCTACGTCTGGCTGGGAGAGGCCCTCGGTCTGGGGGCGCGTCTGTACGAAGCGCTGGGACGGCGGGCGGCGGTGATCGGTGTCGCCAAGTCGGCCTTTCACGGCGCACCCGCCACCTCTGTACAGCGTGGTCCGGGCAGGCGACCCCTGTACGTGACGGCGGCAGGCATGAGCGCCGAGGAGGCCGCCGGACACATCCGGGAGATGCACGGTGAGTACCGCCTGCCCACCCTGCTTCGTCAGGTGGATCAGCTCTGCCGACGGGCTTGA
- a CDS encoding iron chaperone — translation MTANTSRKPTKSATSETAPDQTSQGFTAEERAAMRERARELKAEARADKDRAEGERDVLAKIAELPEADRILAERIHAIIQASAPALSPKTWYGMPAYAKGGKIVCFFQAAHKFNARYATLGFNDTANLDEGAMWPTSFALKELTAEAEARIAALVRQAVS, via the coding sequence ATGACAGCAAACACATCCAGGAAGCCGACGAAATCTGCCACGAGCGAGACTGCACCGGACCAGACATCCCAGGGCTTCACGGCCGAGGAACGGGCCGCGATGAGGGAGCGCGCCAGGGAGCTGAAGGCGGAGGCGCGCGCGGACAAGGACAGGGCGGAAGGGGAACGCGACGTGCTGGCAAAGATCGCCGAGCTGCCGGAAGCGGACCGCATCCTGGCCGAGCGAATCCACGCGATCATCCAGGCCAGCGCGCCCGCCCTCTCGCCGAAGACCTGGTACGGCATGCCCGCGTACGCCAAAGGCGGCAAGATCGTCTGCTTCTTCCAGGCCGCACACAAATTCAATGCGAGGTACGCGACGCTCGGCTTCAACGACACGGCGAATCTCGACGAGGGCGCGATGTGGCCGACCTCCTTCGCGCTGAAGGAGTTGACCGCCGAGGCCGAGGCCAGGATCGCCGCACTTGTGAGGCAAGCGGTGAGTTGA
- a CDS encoding sensor domain-containing protein, translated as MSAAPHNPSPLPAPPEPAFAALLELYARLAHAQAAWLTLTDGETTWAGGWPGNTVPGPQVQASATMFTFEQGGLGGTLRLWGVESGQEAALHSLVTCLRHEWALHAESAALRQAHDQLQAMVQAAPLAVYSLTLEGLVRHWNAAAAETFGLPGEQVLGREVEDDRLRGAFAALRRSAARGQHPIAPQHLQLERPDGAQVDVTLTAAPLPGGLVGTAQRVPREEGERHHTLRQLALLESVLAHANDAVLITEAEPQDLPGPRIVYANAAFTRTTGYALEEVLGQTPRILQGPRTDRRALDKIRAALKRWKSVQVEVVNYRKDGSEFWVELSIAPVADETGWYTHWISIQRDISERKQFAEHLDRERARVLELAAKNAPLSQVLARLAGTLERQFEGRRAAIVLPGEPPQVYTVHGDAEAERESWGLVAARPGEPSFTLGFGAAPKEWHVWRHPVRGGDGAALGGLMLLGRGTQPPNADERAQLDGGAQLAALVIERYQAHSALEPHALYDSLTNLPNRVLFERELKRTLAGAQAAGRAVAVGLMDLDRFKLINDTLGHSVGDALLQQVAARLRGVLGSGDLLARMGGDEFLLVLGGAATSPGIQAAATRLLHTFTQPFTLSGHEVFVRPSIGFTVFPHGATAVEHLLQQADTAMYQAKRRGGGYAVYSPEGEEPLAAMTLETALNRALERQEFVLHYQPQFAARTGQLVGVEALLRWQHPELGLVPPADFIPLTEVTGLIVPIGAWVLRQACEQAVAWSPLAPGLRMAVNLSARQFQEPNLIETVTWALRTSGLSPGRLELELTESMLMQALEANETLQRLKDLGVRVVVDDFGTGYSNLAYLKQYPIDGLKIDRSFTAGVASRLPSADRDEALVRAVMNLAQALGLEVTVEGVESAGQLDFLRRHACDYVQGYLTGRPQSAEELGRRLREGALGLAAEEELGGAR; from the coding sequence ATGTCTGCGGCACCGCACAACCCCTCCCCACTTCCCGCTCCTCCAGAGCCCGCGTTTGCGGCACTCCTGGAGCTGTACGCGCGCCTCGCCCACGCCCAGGCCGCCTGGCTGACGCTCACGGACGGCGAGACGACCTGGGCGGGCGGCTGGCCGGGGAATACGGTGCCGGGTCCCCAGGTGCAGGCGTCCGCCACGATGTTTACCTTTGAGCAAGGCGGGCTGGGCGGAACCCTGCGGCTGTGGGGGGTGGAGTCCGGGCAGGAGGCCGCGCTGCACTCCCTCGTCACCTGTCTGCGGCACGAGTGGGCGCTCCATGCCGAGAGCGCGGCCCTGCGCCAGGCACACGACCAGTTGCAGGCGATGGTGCAGGCCGCACCCCTGGCCGTCTACTCGCTGACGCTGGAGGGCCTGGTGAGACACTGGAACGCGGCGGCGGCCGAGACCTTCGGGCTGCCCGGCGAGCAGGTGCTCGGGCGGGAGGTCGAGGACGACCGCCTGCGCGGGGCCTTTGCGGCCCTGCGGCGCAGCGCGGCCCGGGGGCAGCACCCCATCGCGCCCCAGCACCTGCAACTCGAGCGCCCCGACGGCGCGCAGGTCGACGTGACCCTCACCGCCGCGCCCCTGCCCGGCGGCCTGGTGGGCACGGCGCAGCGGGTCCCGCGCGAGGAGGGCGAGCGGCACCACACCCTGCGCCAGCTCGCCCTGCTGGAGTCGGTCCTGGCGCACGCCAACGACGCGGTGCTCATCACCGAGGCCGAGCCGCAGGACCTCCCGGGGCCGCGCATCGTCTATGCCAATGCCGCCTTTACCCGGACGACCGGCTACGCGCTGGAGGAGGTGCTGGGCCAGACGCCCCGCATCCTGCAGGGGCCGCGCACCGACCGCCGGGCGCTCGACAAGATCCGCGCGGCCCTGAAGCGCTGGAAGAGCGTGCAGGTCGAGGTCGTGAACTACCGCAAGGACGGCAGCGAGTTCTGGGTCGAGCTGTCCATCGCGCCCGTCGCGGACGAGACCGGCTGGTACACCCACTGGATCTCGATTCAGCGCGACATCTCCGAGCGCAAGCAGTTCGCCGAACACCTCGACCGTGAGCGCGCCCGGGTGCTCGAACTCGCCGCCAAGAACGCGCCCCTCTCCCAGGTGCTCGCCCGGCTGGCCGGAACCCTGGAGCGCCAGTTCGAGGGACGGCGGGCCGCCATCGTGCTGCCCGGCGAGCCCCCGCAGGTCTACACCGTTCACGGCGATGCCGAGGCCGAACGCGAGAGCTGGGGGCTTGTCGCGGCGCGCCCTGGGGAACCCAGCTTCACCCTGGGCTTCGGGGCCGCCCCGAAAGAGTGGCATGTCTGGCGTCACCCGGTGCGGGGCGGTGACGGCGCGGCGCTGGGCGGCCTGATGCTGCTGGGCAGGGGGACCCAGCCGCCGAACGCCGACGAGCGCGCCCAGCTCGACGGGGGCGCGCAGCTCGCCGCCCTGGTGATCGAGCGTTACCAGGCGCACTCGGCCCTGGAGCCCCACGCTCTGTACGATTCCCTCACCAACCTGCCCAACCGGGTACTGTTCGAGCGCGAGCTCAAGCGCACCCTGGCCGGGGCCCAGGCGGCGGGGCGGGCGGTGGCCGTCGGGCTGATGGACCTCGACCGCTTCAAGCTGATCAACGACACGCTGGGGCACAGCGTCGGCGACGCCCTGCTCCAGCAGGTCGCCGCCCGGCTGCGGGGGGTGCTGGGGAGCGGCGACCTGCTCGCCCGCATGGGCGGCGACGAGTTCCTGCTCGTGCTGGGGGGCGCGGCCACCTCGCCGGGTATTCAGGCGGCGGCCACGCGTCTGCTCCACACCTTCACCCAGCCCTTCACCCTCTCGGGCCACGAGGTCTTCGTGCGGCCCAGCATCGGGTTCACAGTCTTTCCGCACGGGGCGACGGCGGTCGAGCACCTGCTCCAGCAGGCCGACACCGCCATGTACCAGGCCAAGCGCCGGGGCGGGGGCTACGCCGTCTACTCGCCGGAGGGGGAGGAACCCCTCGCCGCGATGACGCTGGAAACGGCCCTGAATCGCGCCCTGGAGCGTCAGGAATTCGTGTTGCACTACCAGCCGCAGTTCGCGGCCCGCACCGGGCAACTCGTGGGGGTGGAGGCGCTGCTGCGCTGGCAGCATCCCGAACTCGGCCTGGTGCCGCCCGCCGACTTCATCCCCCTCACCGAGGTGACCGGGCTGATCGTGCCCATCGGGGCGTGGGTGCTGCGCCAGGCCTGCGAGCAGGCGGTGGCCTGGAGCCCCCTCGCGCCGGGTCTGCGGATGGCGGTGAACCTCTCCGCGCGGCAGTTCCAGGAGCCCAACCTGATCGAGACGGTGACCTGGGCGCTGCGGACCTCGGGCCTGAGCCCGGGGCGGCTGGAACTCGAACTCACCGAGAGCATGCTGATGCAGGCGCTGGAGGCCAATGAAACCCTGCAACGCCTCAAGGACCTCGGCGTGCGGGTGGTCGTGGACGATTTCGGCACCGGGTACTCCAACCTCGCCTACCTCAAGCAGTACCCCATTGACGGCCTGAAGATCGACCGCTCCTTCACGGCGGGCGTGGCGAGCCGCCTGCCCTCGGCGGACCGCGACGAGGCCCTGGTGCGGGCGGTGATGAATCTCGCCCAGGCGCTGGGGCTGGAGGTCACCGTGGAGGGCGTGGAGTCGGCGGGCCAGCTCGACTTCCTGCGCCGCCACGCCTGTGACTATGTGCAGGGCTACCTGACCGGGCGGCCCCAGAGCGCCGAGGAGTTGGGCCGCCGGCTCAGGGAGGGTGCCCTGGGCCTCGCCGCCGAGGAGGAACTGGGCGGCGCGCGGTAG
- a CDS encoding DUF2239 family protein, giving the protein MLIFKDQTGRQVDFDPRGSLDDVLARHVPEAPRKGPGRPKLGVVARGVTLMPRHWSWLDEQRGGTSATLRRLIDEARRHDGSKQEAARAAEAAGRVITALAGNMPNFEGASRALCAGQGGRFAGLTRTWPEDVRAYALRLAQPAFARA; this is encoded by the coding sequence ATGCTGATCTTCAAGGACCAGACCGGGCGGCAGGTGGACTTCGACCCGCGCGGCAGCCTGGACGACGTTCTGGCCCGCCACGTGCCCGAAGCGCCGCGCAAGGGTCCCGGGCGCCCGAAGCTCGGCGTCGTGGCCCGCGGGGTGACCCTGATGCCCCGCCACTGGAGCTGGCTGGACGAGCAGCGCGGCGGAACCTCGGCCACCCTGCGCCGCCTGATCGACGAGGCCCGGAGACACGACGGTTCCAAACAGGAGGCCGCCCGCGCCGCCGAGGCTGCCGGGCGCGTCATCACCGCCCTGGCGGGCAACATGCCGAACTTCGAGGGGGCCAGCCGCGCCCTGTGCGCCGGTCAGGGGGGACGCTTCGCCGGGCTGACCCGCACCTGGCCGGAAGACGTGCGGGCCTATGCCCTGCGCCTCGCCCAGCCCGCCTTCGCCCGGGCCTGA
- a CDS encoding LysM peptidoglycan-binding domain-containing protein, with protein sequence MKALALFLLLALGVSQAQTTHTVRAGDTLSSLARTYHTTAGLLLTLNALTTSTLQVGQILRLPQTGYTVQPGDTLYRVARQYGMTPELLAELNGLTSSTVQVGQVLRLPEGASPVTPTPAPRVQGSTGLDRGLFTPSRLPPVQALTFRTAGTGTLRPPSVYLQDVGFAYQTRNNCGPAAIAAALRHYGVQADQTTWQGELRPGGRNMRFPDAQRLLRDLGFEAPVLTGGTVEDIKRQVAQGFPVVVLQFHSVLGQTPHFRVVRGYDDAQGILIMSDSLSGPNVALTEHDFDLLWNTQGRQYLVVRPG encoded by the coding sequence ATGAAGGCGCTCGCCCTGTTCCTCCTGCTGGCCCTCGGCGTGTCCCAGGCGCAGACCACCCACACGGTTCGGGCAGGCGATACCCTCAGCAGCCTCGCGCGCACCTACCACACCACGGCGGGCCTGCTGCTGACACTCAACGCCCTGACGACCAGTACCCTCCAGGTCGGGCAGATTCTCCGGCTCCCGCAGACGGGGTACACCGTTCAACCCGGCGACACCCTGTACCGCGTCGCCCGGCAGTACGGGATGACCCCGGAACTGCTCGCCGAGCTCAACGGGCTGACCTCCAGCACGGTCCAGGTCGGGCAGGTGCTGCGCCTCCCGGAGGGCGCGTCCCCGGTCACGCCCACCCCGGCGCCTCGCGTCCAGGGATCGACCGGGCTGGACCGCGGCCTCTTCACCCCCTCGCGGCTCCCCCCCGTCCAGGCCCTGACCTTCCGCACGGCGGGGACGGGCACCCTCCGCCCCCCCAGCGTCTACCTCCAGGACGTGGGCTTTGCGTACCAGACACGCAACAACTGCGGCCCGGCCGCCATCGCCGCCGCCCTCCGGCACTACGGCGTCCAAGCGGACCAGACCACCTGGCAAGGCGAGCTGCGCCCGGGGGGCCGGAACATGCGCTTTCCCGACGCGCAGCGCCTGCTACGGGATCTGGGCTTCGAGGCACCCGTCCTGACGGGCGGCACCGTCGAGGACATCAAACGGCAGGTGGCGCAGGGGTTCCCGGTGGTCGTGTTGCAGTTCCACAGCGTTCTGGGGCAGACGCCGCATTTCCGGGTGGTGCGCGGGTACGACGACGCGCAGGGCATCCTGATCATGAGCGACTCGCTGAGCGGGCCGAACGTGGCGCTGACCGAGCACGACTTCGACCTGCTGTGGAACACCCAGGGGCGGCAGTACCTGGTCGTGCGTCCGGGTTGA
- a CDS encoding M3 family oligoendopeptidase — protein sequence MTTAPATTWTTFPPRYEALATEPLTPRDIPAWLERWSDLEKDVMEMQAQLTRAKDADPTDEGAERAFVGFVQEVQPEVLRAGQRLKNRLLAQTGWEPGEPHVQMLRRLRSEAALYREANLPLLTEITTLANEFNKITGALRARVNGEELTIPQAQRLLLEPDRAEREAAWRGIAEANLGAAPELDALFLKLLALRREVARNAGFGNFRDFVWQAMNRFDYTPEDTRELHAAVEQHVVPLQARMNDERREHLGLKTLRPWDTQADPLGRPALQPFKTTEEYIDAAERIFQALDPELGAQFAAMHTGGFLDLDPRPEKVPGYGYCNYLPRTGSPYIYWSAVGTDTDVRVLLHEAGHAFHFLASGRPGDLVWNLLSPIEFAEVGSQAMELLTLPLLEKPVGYYSPEDAARARRDKIETVLRQFTGQATGDAFQQWLYAEAPGDVTIEQIDAKWLECSERFDSGVDWRGLEDVRAKGWQFVHIFAIPLYLLEYSLAWMGALQVWQSALRDPEEALRQYKEALALGGTRPLPELFGAAGARLAFDAETMRGLMALLEEQLEGAGRA from the coding sequence ATGACCACTGCACCTGCCACCACCTGGACCACCTTCCCCCCCCGCTACGAGGCCCTCGCCACCGAGCCGCTGACCCCGCGGGACATCCCCGCTTGGCTGGAGCGCTGGAGCGACCTGGAAAAGGACGTGATGGAGATGCAGGCGCAGCTCACGCGCGCCAAGGACGCCGACCCCACCGACGAGGGTGCCGAGCGGGCCTTCGTGGGCTTCGTGCAGGAGGTGCAACCCGAGGTTCTGCGGGCCGGGCAGCGTCTCAAGAACCGCCTGCTGGCCCAGACCGGGTGGGAGCCGGGGGAGCCTCACGTGCAGATGCTGCGGCGGCTGCGAAGCGAGGCGGCCCTGTACCGCGAGGCGAACCTGCCGCTGCTCACCGAGATCACCACCCTCGCCAACGAATTCAACAAGATCACCGGAGCCCTGCGCGCCCGGGTGAACGGCGAGGAATTGACCATCCCCCAGGCCCAGCGCCTGCTCCTGGAACCGGACCGGGCCGAGCGGGAGGCCGCGTGGCGGGGCATCGCCGAGGCCAACCTGGGGGCCGCGCCGGAGCTCGACGCCCTCTTCCTGAAGCTGCTGGCGCTACGCCGGGAGGTCGCCCGGAATGCAGGCTTCGGGAATTTCCGGGACTTCGTGTGGCAGGCCATGAACCGCTTCGACTACACCCCCGAGGACACGCGGGAGTTGCACGCTGCGGTGGAGCAGCATGTGGTGCCCCTCCAGGCGCGCATGAACGACGAGCGGCGGGAACACTTGGGACTGAAGACGCTCCGCCCCTGGGATACCCAGGCCGACCCGCTGGGACGCCCCGCGTTGCAGCCCTTCAAGACCACCGAGGAGTACATTGACGCCGCCGAGCGGATCTTCCAGGCCCTGGACCCGGAGCTGGGGGCGCAGTTCGCCGCGATGCACACCGGCGGCTTCCTCGACCTGGACCCCCGCCCGGAAAAGGTGCCGGGCTACGGGTACTGCAACTACCTGCCGCGCACGGGCTCCCCGTACATCTACTGGAGCGCGGTGGGGACGGACACGGACGTGCGGGTCCTGCTGCACGAGGCGGGGCACGCCTTTCATTTCCTCGCCTCGGGGAGGCCCGGCGACCTGGTGTGGAACCTGCTCTCCCCCATCGAGTTCGCCGAGGTAGGCAGCCAGGCGATGGAGCTGCTGACGCTGCCCCTGCTGGAAAAGCCGGTGGGCTACTACTCGCCGGAGGACGCCGCCCGCGCCCGGCGCGACAAGATCGAGACGGTGTTGCGGCAGTTTACCGGGCAGGCGACCGGGGACGCCTTCCAGCAGTGGCTCTACGCCGAGGCGCCGGGGGACGTGACCATCGAGCAGATCGACGCGAAATGGCTGGAGTGCTCCGAACGCTTTGACTCGGGGGTGGACTGGCGGGGCCTGGAGGACGTGCGGGCCAAGGGCTGGCAGTTCGTCCACATCTTCGCCATTCCGCTGTACCTGCTGGAATACTCGCTCGCCTGGATGGGGGCGCTGCAGGTGTGGCAATCGGCCCTGCGTGACCCGGAGGAGGCGCTGAGGCAGTACAAGGAGGCCCTCGCCCTGGGCGGCACCCGCCCCCTGCCCGAGTTGTTCGGGGCGGCGGGCGCCCGCCTCGCCTTCGACGCGGAGACCATGCGTGGCCTGATGGCCCTGCTGGAGGAGCAATTGGAAGGGGCCGGGCGGGCCTGA